The nucleotide sequence tagcaCAAATACTAATATTGTTTGAAAAACCCGTATATTTTGGTgcaatcatttttttatttttattttacaaatgGACAAAGAAGTTCAAATGCTGTAAAGGTAAGATCTAAAGTTGAAAATTCATGCCCTCTTTTGttttatcattaaaaataatttaatgatTATAGACCAGCCAATCAATGATACATAATCCAATAGTTTAATGGTGGTTTAAACCAATCATTTGTCACTTACAATTTGGATCCTGACACCGTCCATAGGCACATAATCCaaaagttaaataaaaacatTTATTCATGATTTACCAAAGATGGTACCTAacaacatttatttatttatttattgaagaAGGGACATTCTCCCTTTTGGTAATAAACCTATTAGTTTTTTACTTTTACAAGAAATTCAAGTAAAGTTATTGCATAACTTCTATACGGATAAGAATGAAAAGGATGATCCATTTCATTTCATAACTTTTCTTATGTTATTTTGATTGAATATATAAAATAGTGTATTAAGCGaaattatttgttttattttacacTTATTtgatgattttaaaatatttgaatctattaatttatctaatttaccAAATTTAATCTATCCATCTAACCCATCCAATGAAATGATTAtaacatattttatatatatatatatatatatatatatatatatatatattttcaaatatttgatCGAGGTGATCATTTTCATTCCTCCTATTCCATACAAACCTTGAATTGTGATAGTTGTGAGGAGTGATTAAGGCGGCTGAAATTTGAAAAAAATGGGATCAGAGTTGGATTGGATTAGTCAAAATTTGGTCTAAGTTCAATTAGGTAGTTTTGAATGCAACTCGTCTAATATGAACgtaatgaaattttgagaattcgGTAATGTAAAGATCATGACAACACCATTATATGAATCATCTGTGTTAATCTGTAAAAAAGTATAGTGAATTTGTAAAAATGAAGTAGGAGATGTCTTAGCAACCAAACTTTCATGGCTTTTATGTTTGGGAAATCTCCTCTTGCATGATATTGCCAAATGATAAATCCTTATATCGTCCTTCACAACATTGCCATAAATTTGACATCgaaatctaaaaatattttaaccgaCCTTTATCGTTAATTTACcctattaatttgtcatagaTTTATCATTAATTTATCATATTAACTATAGAAGGGGTAGGGTTGTTGATCCCAAAACTCTGGATTATTTTGGGAAAATTCAAAATCTTAGGgggtaaaataaaaattcaataaaaaaaacCACTACTAATTTCCAAAATGCCATTGGATTCTCTCGTTCAAAAGATTTCAAACTCCCGCCCTTCCCTTCCCATCTTCATCCCTTTCCCCAAATTCGAACCCTAATCCTCTTTGTCCCCAATCTCCTCCGCCCATGGACGCTCATCCCACCCCCTTCCCCGGTAATCTCGCCTCCCTCTCTCGCCATCCTTGATTTCTTCGAATCATACTGCTCGAGATAATCGCTATTGGTTCGTGTTTATGTTACGATGCAGGCAAACGTAGGACGGCGTCCAAGTCCTCTGGGAAAAATGGCGACGGCGTCATCGCGATGAACAAACCCCCATGGCAAAGTGTCGCTGCTGCGCAACCTCAAATCAAGTaggaaaaaattctttttttcttcttcttctgaatcTGTTCGCCTAGCCGTGATCATAATGCCGTTGTAATGGCTCTTCGACTTTTGCTCAGGCCGAAGCGTGCTTTTGGCGTCCCCAGAAGCACGAACGTTCCTGTCGAAAAACCTCTGTTGATTTCCAAGACGCGCAAAGCTCCAGCTGCAGCGAAGAAGCCTTCCGATCCAGATCCCGCAGCGACTAAAACTGTAGCAACGGTTGTTGGTAAGAAGAAACCCCATGTTACTTTTCAAGAACCAAAGAAGTCAGTAGCGAAAAGCAGCGAAGATGAAGAACCTGAAGAGGTGGTCCGCACTCCGAAGCCATTGATCAAGCCTGCTGTTGCTAAGGGCACGCCTTACCTTAGCGCTCAGAACTGTAGCAAGTGCAGGCTCGACCAGCTCGAGTCTTCAACATACTGGCTTGCGCAGATAAGATTGGCTGAAACAACGGGAAAGCACTTTGTGTCGGCAGCCTTCTTCAACCTTGCACTAGAATGTCATGCCCAGGTTGGTCGAGTTTTTCATGATTCTCACTTGAAGGCTTAGATAATTTGGTTTTATAACTTCAtatctctctctttctttctctcttttttccCTCCCTAGCCATTTCATAGACTCCTAAATGAGCTCAGGCATTATGTGAAGCGACATCAAGTCAATTCTACGGAATCAGTGTGGACCAATCTATCTCAGGCTTATGAACTAGCTAAGGAGAAGTTAGTTTATGATTCGTGCGACCCCGCTCAAAGTAGCGCTCTTTTATCTGAAATGAACAATTCGATTGTTGAACCTGAAGCTATATTATGTAATGTTGGCCAATGTCATGATTCCTTACTTGAAAAGGATAATTTGGAGCCCAGTTCTGGAATACTAGATTGTGAATCTCACAAAGATGAATGCTCAAAGCTTGGATGTATTGATTGTGTGCAAATCGAGAATAGTTCTCAGGAAGTAGCAGAGATCAAAGATGATGATAGCAATGTACATATATCTAAGATGGAAGAATCGAAGAGTCTGTTAATTGACAAGTTACCCATATTTAATGACACTAATCGATCTCCTGGCAGTAAAGAGTCAGAGAAGAAAACATTTGGAGAAAGTATAAAGAAAAAGTCTGGAAATTGTTCAAACAGTTCGTCTCAAGAGATCAAGACACCACCAACTTGTCCTTCTACTTGTAAAGGCAGGGAGAAATTTAGTGGAAACAATGAAAACTACAAGGGCTCAACCAACAATTCGGTGAAGAGTAATGATGGCAGCAGGAAAAAAAGGAGTGATCAGATCACAGGCACTGGCAAGGAGGAAGATGAGACTAGTAAATCCACCATCAAGTAAGCAAACCTTTCATTTCCTTTTCAATCTAGTAAAGGATTCACATGCTTCATTCtttattttatatctttttgTTATGTGAATATCAGCTAAGAAATCTAGATACTTGCAAATGTTTGAGCGATTGAAAAATAGGCCTAGTTCAGTTTTGGTACAATACTACTTAACCAACTTTAGAAGATAATTCAGAGGTAAAATTTTGCTGTTTTATGTCATTGTCTCAAGTCTTCAGCATTTTGTAGATTTATCATGTCACCATCCaaagaaaaaaatctaattatTTTAGTTTCTTCTTCGTTAGCATCATGTTAATGCAATAATTCATTCAAGGCATAAATACATATGAAGAAGACAATACTTGGATGTTATCCATGAAATAATATCTAACATTTAAAAGATCCTCTCAATTCAAGTCCAATGACATTTTTTCAGCCTTCTAATTCAAACAGCTCAATTAGTCATACCTTACAAAACTTTTAGGGTCTATTTACTTGGATGAAAACTATGAAGGGGAGAAAAGAAAGTGACACCAAAGATATATACAAAATGATAAAATTCCATATGTAAATTTGTcattttttctttcctcttttctttttgCCCAAGTAAACAAACAATGAATCAAGCTATAAACCAAACAGATGGGAAATATATAGCAAGCAGTAAAGTTGTATATTTGTATTAAATAATTGAAATTGACTATTGGATATGTTATCATCAATAGTAATATAAAAAAAGCAAAATGTATTTGCTTACATTGTCCGATTGGTTGAATGGAATACACGCTTCACTAATTATTTGAGTCAAGGCTTCTGCTATACTACCTTTGAGCTTGAAATTTAAGTTGCCATATGGCTTCTACCTTCTGCCTAATGTTTTCCACggatatggatttttctataacAGGAAGCTTGCATGAGCATCATCAAGGCTTTGCCGATCAAGATATTTGCTGCAAAATCACAATTAATTATGTTACTTCAGTTGAACAAGCTTCTGGTTGCAATTCTGATGTCCAAGGACAATATGTGTGCTGGTGTTGATTTGTTTGTACATTGTGGATTTGGTTTCAGGCTGTCTTTGGATTTGGTTGGGTATATCCTGTGTGATGCATGACTCTTTTGTATTCTCAGAGTCATTACCACTTTACTATGTTTCTTTAACCTATTATTAGTACCATTAATTGAATGTTTGAGCATGTTAGTCAAATACATATTTGTTCAAATATTGAAGAGTTCTTGAGTTTAATTTTTGCACATTTATCCTTTCCAATTCATTGTTTCACTTCTGATCACTAATATGCAACTACTCAATTCATTTATTAAACTTTCAAATCACTTCAACCATGCTCAAATAATTTCATAGATAAAATAAAACAACTAAAGTTTAGTGGAACACAAGATGAACGAATTCATCCACATTAaaccaaaaaaacaaaaacagTAAAGGCTTGCCCCCATTTATTTTCCTAGAGAATTTTTGCATTTAAAGTTTACAGCAGAATTAAGATTAGCATAACTAATAAGCTGGAAGAATAAGATCCACATCATTTCATAAACAATATCGCCACTTCCAACATTTCTTGACAAGGCAAATCTAAGTTATTATTATGATATTTGATTTGAAATTTACCTTCACATGAATGCGAGTGCTCAGACAtcttttgtaaaataaaaaagtAGTACAATTATGAAGAACATCATCATTTCAGCATCTCTTTATAAGATAAATCAAAGTAATATAATTACAAACATTACCATTCAACATATCTCTTCACAAGGTAAATCAAAATAAGTCAAAGTAATATAAAGATCATCAACATTTCAACATCCTTGACCATAAAGATTCTAACTATTAAGCATGCTGAGTTGAAAACTAAAAACACATTCCGTCAATAGGAGTCTCATCACAAGAGCATTAATAACATTCTCCAATCATTTGAGCTTTTTTTTTTCTGACCGGCCACAAGCTTGGAACATTATTTGGCAGCTCGCTCATTCCAGCCGTAGCTGATTTTGTATATGTAATAAAGAATATACAAAAACTCAAGCTAATCTAACAGAAGGAAAAAAGAACCATGCCCATATGGTGAGGAATAGGAATTCCACAACCATGTTTAATTTGCTGCAAGTTACAAAAGGTAAATATGATACAAATTGGCGAAGAGAAAACGCCTAAACAAAAAATCAAACCTACAAAACCATTCAGTACCTACTTGATCAAGCTTGCCTCCTACAACCTGCTTCCCATGTCTCCTCTCCATGGTTCTGTGTCACTGCTAAATACCTCAGTCCTTGCAGCAAAATGCACGTTGAGGGTGGGAACTGGATCCGACACCACTCCACCAACCAACATTCTGCCACCAATCATGTTTGTACCAAGAGGTGTTACCCGCACTTGCTGCTGAAACCCTGGAATCATATTGATTTGAGTTCTTTTCCGAAGCCCAGGAATAGTATCTATCTGCTTCAGATTAGCTGACAGTGGCGGCATATAGGGCTGCTGGTATTCTGTGAGAAAACTATTATGATCAATGCCATCTTTGACTGGACAATGGGACGTACTGGTTGGTGCTTCTAGGTACTTGTAAAATATGGAAGCAGTCTCCGGCAACGATGAAAAACCAGTCTGTATTCTCTTTCCATCCCAGAAACCATAAGTTGTTTCTAGGTTCACTTGACCTGAACCAGCATTTACTAGTTGATTAGCATCTTTAATATCACTAGAACTAATCATTTTTGAAGCACCATCCATCTTTGGCAATGAAGATATTTGAATATTCCCATTGGAGGATGAGCCAGGTTTCTGTGTGGATGTGCTAAGAATTTTACCAAAAAGTTTCAGATCTCCAGGTCTAGGTTTCTCTACATCCACGGCACAGTTCTTGAAACAAGTTCTCACTTCAATCTCTGACTGATTTTCACTTAGAGACATCCCACCAGATGCCAAATGTGGAGTAGAGATATTGCTTTTCCAGTACTTATCTGATGCTAAAAAATGGTTTGGTCTGGATACTTCCTTTTTTTCACTTTCCACCTGATGCTGACTCAGCTGCTCAAGTGCAGGGGGGTTAGCTTTCCCATTGGCTTCCTGTTTGAGTGACTGCAACGGATAGCTTTTCACAATATACATATTTTGATCAACATGGAGTGGCAGAAAGCTTGTGAGGGCCTCCGAATATATGCAAGGAGAGCACCTAAAACACACACTACTTGGATTTGCTACAAATGAATTCAATGGTACAGAATCATCATTTTCCTGCTTCAACAAGATGGTCTGCGGATTCTTAGCAGCAGATGGGTGCATATCATGTTTTACTTGTGAATCAAAGGTCAAGCAGCGACAACAGTTGGCATTATTTGCTGAGACCATCTGAACTCTGTTTTGAGCTGAAGCTTTTGTAGTTGAAGGAGGAACAATTTCATTTGCAATGGAGTTGATGTTGGTTAATTTTTTGTTCCACAACCCAACCTCAGTAGCACACGATGAATTTGAATCTGCTTTCTTCTTCATACTTTCAGCAGGAGAACATTCAACAATATCTCTAACAGAGGAAACACTGGCAGTTATTTGTTTTGGCACAGCTTCCAGACATTCTTCAACTTGCTCACTTTTTCTGATTGAGACAATGGACACTGGGAGAGAGATAATACTGCCAGTTTCTTCAAAGTTTACTTCCCCATTAGCTGAATCTGCAGCCTCATATTTTACAGCTTCACATCCTGATGCAGCAACAATGCTTTGCTTTAGTGGCACATCAGATTGAAGATTGTCCTCATTGAACGTCTGCTTAACATCATAAGAAATGGTCATCTGCTTATCAGCTTTATTGTCGCTCTCAGGATTGCCTTTATCTAAAACATTGTTATCCTGCTCATATGAACTCTCAGTTTCAACATGGGAATCAGTGCTAGCACAACGGGCAATCCCCTCATAGCCATTGTTTGCTATTCCCTCATAACCATTGTTTGCTACAGGCTGGGAGACATCATCATCAATTTTGGAACAAGATTGTGTACTGCAGACTGCAGAATTCATCTCTAGACCACAAGTATCATCTATGTCACTTATTCCTCTGTTTGTTAGGCTTACTGGCGTAACCCCAGCAGTACAACCTTGATTAATTGCATCAAGAGCAAGGCACTTTCGAGCCTTGCTGAAGAAAATCTTACATTGTTCTTTTGATCTTGTTCTTAAGCAATCTGCAATCCTTGTGAAATCCTTTCCATACATGCTCAAAGCTTGGATAAACATAATCTTCTCTTTGTCTGTCCAATCGGCCGATTCCAATTCTCCACAGCCTTCATCTGAAAAACAGGTATCATCCACGTCTAGGATCGCCTCTTCATTCATATTCTTAGCATGCCCAACAGAACAAGTATCATGTGAGCTGATACCCTCTGAGGATCGTGTGCTAGAAATCCCTACTAATACATTAGCAGCAACAGATTCTCTTTCTTGAGAAGATATGTTAACTTTGTTTGCTCCATAAAAATAAACAGAATCCCTGGATGAAGTACTTCCTGCATGCTTTCCAATCTTCTTGGTATATTCATTTTGTGCCACCATAACTGTTGCTGCACCCAATAAATCAAGAGATTCAACATTTTTTCTGCGATTCCGATTCTTTCCTGATGCTACAAGGTAGGTATTGGCTGGCAAAGACTGATGCTGCTTTCTGAGATACAACTGTTTCTTCACTTCTTTAAACCCGTCTGACTTGTGGTTTTTGTAATAAAATTCAATGCAATCTGCTGTAGTTTTATGGTCCAGAAAGGAAGAAATCTTAGTGAAATCTTTACCATACCTGGCAAGCATCTCcatgaaaactaatttttcatCATGTGACCATGGGTTTATCATTGCCTTTTCCTTCTCAAAACTCAGAGGATCTTCGATTAGTCGATTATGGTTAACAAACCTAGTGCACCTCTTGTCCCTATCATTTAATAGTGATGGCATCTTCAAATGATTTCTACAAGGCTTGATATGTGAATCTGACAGTAATTTACTTGAATcgtgcattatttctgttgtagaaacCAAAGTTAATGTACCTGCTATCGGTATAATGAAAATACCAGATGAAAAACAATATGATAATAGAATAGAAAAACTTTTAAGAACAATGTTGGGCAtctagaaagaaacaaaagaagatGATGTATTGTCTGTaagatataaaaataataatataaaatcagaAATGTCTATAGCATTTGAAATAACCAACATATCCATAAGGAATAAAATCTTGATTAAACAGCCTTGACAAGAACAAGTACAAGAACTGCAGACTAAATAATTCTGAAACGACAAATTCTAAAGCATTTGACTCTTAATTGCACAAGAATAGAGACTATTTTCCACACATTAACTTGAGCAAACATACACAAAAGATTTAGAATTAAAGATACCTCCgcata is from Zingiber officinale cultivar Zhangliang chromosome 7B, Zo_v1.1, whole genome shotgun sequence and encodes:
- the LOC122006791 gene encoding uncharacterized protein LOC122006791, with amino-acid sequence MDAHPTPFPGKRRTASKSSGKNGDGVIAMNKPPWQSVAAAQPQIKPKRAFGVPRSTNVPVEKPLLISKTRKAPAAAKKPSDPDPAATKTVATVVGKKKPHVTFQEPKKSVAKSSEDEEPEEVVRTPKPLIKPAVAKGTPYLSAQNCSKCRLDQLESSTYWLAQIRLAETTGKHFVSAAFFNLALECHAQPFHRLLNELRHYVKRHQVNSTESVWTNLSQAYELAKEKLVYDSCDPAQSSALLSEMNNSIVEPEAILCNVGQCHDSLLEKDNLEPSSGILDCESHKDECSKLGCIDCVQIENSSQEVAEIKDDDSNVHISKMEESKSLLIDKLPIFNDTNRSPGSKESEKKTFGESIKKKSGNCSNSSSQEIKTPPTCPSTCKGREKFSGNNENYKGSTNNSVKSNDGSRKKRSDQITGTGKEEDETSKSTIKKLA
- the LOC122006792 gene encoding nuclear receptor corepressor 1-like isoform X1, which gives rise to MPPEPLPWERKEYASKDHRRHERGDAPGGCGGGSSSSTRWRESYQGSYDFYRASPRRHPSGHYRQGGGYYQVYPEDSAPRGFTPSHSDRFLTEDDGFRSPSGRYSNGYRSAYSRELQGSLRRSPSLDVGDIPRQQDHQEINATDFPRQPNHQESKAINFPKHPYHQETNATDFPRQPNQQETKPIDFPKQPYHQETNVINRPVTALVSSASQTSLNKENDKIDGADGLGTGQISGHQDQSLGLIPWKKWSRPASTKDKSKMEDTGTKVGLPLEKETPPWAPVVSSFASTESAFKKPRLGWGQGLAKYEKQKAEGSTEPSVGGLLACLSPSTTCSSSQGAEDKFCSRVGNNDASLMQNCDLLASTFPSSYEEVLANLDNLQVNYISSFDSLLADLIQSEDSFGGDSNLMGQSSVNKLLKLKKHVSNAYEKIENKIDLLEKELKAIIGDTKTDAYLDSMKPSDSLASKMSRMPLDDLSNEHKHLKDQRENCMEELSLEDNEHRPSSIFVEHEILTEKTLSSFEKEPPGSRLEKLAASASLIEAERLKTTELSDTIESHGRGRLMVPHEVDIRPFVDDSVSIGSRGTIQGMADSNLVNLIKNSNRSSSKLAREVFDFALPKDLPQSDNWGLVDFTSCHKHDMEIKEKLSTIKCRQKFKEHVLALKFMALRHSWKVKRFRTKSSRRSELSNPSFQNGSQKQRSNRSRPTSTAGTLTLVSTTEIMHDSSKLLSDSHIKPCRNHLKMPSLLNDRDKRCTRFVNHNRLIEDPLSFEKEKAMINPWSHDEKLVFMEMLARYGKDFTKISSFLDHKTTADCIEFYYKNHKSDGFKEVKKQLYLRKQHQSLPANTYLVASGKNRNRRKNVESLDLLGAATVMVAQNEYTKKIGKHAGSTSSRDSVYFYGANKVNISSQERESVAANVLVGISSTRSSEGISSHDTCSVGHAKNMNEEAILDVDDTCFSDEGCGELESADWTDKEKIMFIQALSMYGKDFTRIADCLRTRSKEQCKIFFSKARKCLALDAINQGCTAGVTPVSLTNRGISDIDDTCGLEMNSAVCSTQSCSKIDDDVSQPVANNGYEGIANNGYEGIARCASTDSHVETESSYEQDNNVLDKGNPESDNKADKQMTISYDVKQTFNEDNLQSDVPLKQSIVAASGCEAVKYEAADSANGEVNFEETGSIISLPVSIVSIRKSEQVEECLEAVPKQITASVSSVRDIVECSPAESMKKKADSNSSCATEVGLWNKKLTNINSIANEIVPPSTTKASAQNRVQMVSANNANCCRCLTFDSQVKHDMHPSAAKNPQTILLKQENDDSVPLNSFVANPSSVCFRCSPCIYSEALTSFLPLHVDQNMYIVKSYPLQSLKQEANGKANPPALEQLSQHQVESEKKEVSRPNHFLASDKYWKSNISTPHLASGGMSLSENQSEIEVRTCFKNCAVDVEKPRPGDLKLFGKILSTSTQKPGSSSNGNIQISSLPKMDGASKMISSSDIKDANQLVNAGSGQVNLETTYGFWDGKRIQTGFSSLPETASIFYKYLEAPTSTSHCPVKDGIDHNSFLTEYQQPYMPPLSANLKQIDTIPGLRKRTQINMIPGFQQQVRVTPLGTNMIGGRMLVGGVVSDPVPTLNVHFAARTEVFSSDTEPWRGDMGSRL
- the LOC122006792 gene encoding uncharacterized protein LOC122006792 isoform X2 — protein: MPPEPLPWERKEYASKDHRRHERGDAPGGCGGGSSSSTRWRESYQGSYDFYRASPRRHPSGHYRQGGGYYQVYPEDSAPRGFTPSHSDRFLTEDDGFRSPSGRYSNGYRSAYSRELQGSLRRSPSLDVGDIPRQQDHQEINATDFPRQPNHQESKAINFPKHPYHQETNATDFPRQPNQQETKPIDFPKQPYHQETNVINRPVTALVSSASQTSLNKENDKIDGADGLGTGQISGHQDQSLGLIPWKKWSRPASTKDKSKMEDTGTKVGLPLEKETPPWAPVVSSFASTESAFKKPRLGWGQGLAKYEKQKAEGSTEPSVGGLLACLSPSTTCSSSQGAEDKFCSRVGNNDASLMQNCDLLASTFPSSYEEVLANLDNLQVNYISSFDSLLADLIQSEDSFGGDSNLMGQSSVNKLLKLKKHVSNAYEKIENKIDLLEKELKAIIGDTKTDAYLDSMKPSDSLASKMSRMPLDDLSNEHKHLKDQRENCMEELSLEDNEHRPSSIFVEHEILTEKTLSSFEKEPPGSRLEKLAASASLIEAERLKTTELSDTIESHGRGRLMVPHEVDIRPFVDDSVSIGSRGTIQGMADSNLVNLIKNSNRSSSKLAREVFDFALPKDLPQSDNWGLVDFTSCHKHDMEIKEKLSTIKCRQKFKEHVLALKFMALRHSWKVKRFRTKSSRRSELSNPSFQNGSQKQRSNRSRPTSTGTLTLVSTTEIMHDSSKLLSDSHIKPCRNHLKMPSLLNDRDKRCTRFVNHNRLIEDPLSFEKEKAMINPWSHDEKLVFMEMLARYGKDFTKISSFLDHKTTADCIEFYYKNHKSDGFKEVKKQLYLRKQHQSLPANTYLVASGKNRNRRKNVESLDLLGAATVMVAQNEYTKKIGKHAGSTSSRDSVYFYGANKVNISSQERESVAANVLVGISSTRSSEGISSHDTCSVGHAKNMNEEAILDVDDTCFSDEGCGELESADWTDKEKIMFIQALSMYGKDFTRIADCLRTRSKEQCKIFFSKARKCLALDAINQGCTAGVTPVSLTNRGISDIDDTCGLEMNSAVCSTQSCSKIDDDVSQPVANNGYEGIANNGYEGIARCASTDSHVETESSYEQDNNVLDKGNPESDNKADKQMTISYDVKQTFNEDNLQSDVPLKQSIVAASGCEAVKYEAADSANGEVNFEETGSIISLPVSIVSIRKSEQVEECLEAVPKQITASVSSVRDIVECSPAESMKKKADSNSSCATEVGLWNKKLTNINSIANEIVPPSTTKASAQNRVQMVSANNANCCRCLTFDSQVKHDMHPSAAKNPQTILLKQENDDSVPLNSFVANPSSVCFRCSPCIYSEALTSFLPLHVDQNMYIVKSYPLQSLKQEANGKANPPALEQLSQHQVESEKKEVSRPNHFLASDKYWKSNISTPHLASGGMSLSENQSEIEVRTCFKNCAVDVEKPRPGDLKLFGKILSTSTQKPGSSSNGNIQISSLPKMDGASKMISSSDIKDANQLVNAGSGQVNLETTYGFWDGKRIQTGFSSLPETASIFYKYLEAPTSTSHCPVKDGIDHNSFLTEYQQPYMPPLSANLKQIDTIPGLRKRTQINMIPGFQQQVRVTPLGTNMIGGRMLVGGVVSDPVPTLNVHFAARTEVFSSDTEPWRGDMGSRL
- the LOC122006792 gene encoding uncharacterized protein LOC122006792 isoform X3, which encodes MPPEPLPWERKEYASKDHRRHERGDAPGGCGGGSSSSTRWRESYQGSYDFYRASPRRHPSGHYRQGGGYYQVYPEDSAPRGFTPSHSDRFLTEDDGFRSPSGRYSNGYRSAYSRELQGSLRRSPSLDVGDIPRQQDHQEINATDFPRQPNHQESKAINFPKHPYHQETNATDFPRQPNQQETKPIDFPKQPYHQETNVINRPVTALVSSASQTSLNKENDKIDGADGLGTGQISGHQDQSLGLIPWKKWSRPASTKDKSKMEDTGTKVGLPLEKETPPWAPVVSSFASTESAFKKPRLGWGQGLAKYEKQKAEGSTEPSVGGLLACLSPSTTCSSSQGAEDKFCSRVGNNDASLMQNCDLLASTFPSSYEEVLANLDNLQVNYISSFDSLLADLIQSEDSFGGDSNLMGQSSVNKLLKLKKHVSNAYEKIENKIDLLEKELKAIIGDTKTDAYLDSMKPSDSLASKMSRMPLDDLSNEHKHLKDQRENCMEELSLEDNEHRPSSIFVEHEILTEKTLSSFEKEPPGSRLEKLAASASLIEAERLKTTELSDTIESHGRGRLMVPHEVDIRPFVDDSVSIGSRGTIQGMADSNLVNLIKNSNRSSSKLAREVFDFALPKDLPQSDNWGLVDFTSCHKHDMEIKEKLSTIKCRQKFKEHVLALKFMALRHSWKVKRFRTKSSRRSELSNPSFQNGSQKQRSNRSRPTSTEIMHDSSKLLSDSHIKPCRNHLKMPSLLNDRDKRCTRFVNHNRLIEDPLSFEKEKAMINPWSHDEKLVFMEMLARYGKDFTKISSFLDHKTTADCIEFYYKNHKSDGFKEVKKQLYLRKQHQSLPANTYLVASGKNRNRRKNVESLDLLGAATVMVAQNEYTKKIGKHAGSTSSRDSVYFYGANKVNISSQERESVAANVLVGISSTRSSEGISSHDTCSVGHAKNMNEEAILDVDDTCFSDEGCGELESADWTDKEKIMFIQALSMYGKDFTRIADCLRTRSKEQCKIFFSKARKCLALDAINQGCTAGVTPVSLTNRGISDIDDTCGLEMNSAVCSTQSCSKIDDDVSQPVANNGYEGIANNGYEGIARCASTDSHVETESSYEQDNNVLDKGNPESDNKADKQMTISYDVKQTFNEDNLQSDVPLKQSIVAASGCEAVKYEAADSANGEVNFEETGSIISLPVSIVSIRKSEQVEECLEAVPKQITASVSSVRDIVECSPAESMKKKADSNSSCATEVGLWNKKLTNINSIANEIVPPSTTKASAQNRVQMVSANNANCCRCLTFDSQVKHDMHPSAAKNPQTILLKQENDDSVPLNSFVANPSSVCFRCSPCIYSEALTSFLPLHVDQNMYIVKSYPLQSLKQEANGKANPPALEQLSQHQVESEKKEVSRPNHFLASDKYWKSNISTPHLASGGMSLSENQSEIEVRTCFKNCAVDVEKPRPGDLKLFGKILSTSTQKPGSSSNGNIQISSLPKMDGASKMISSSDIKDANQLVNAGSGQVNLETTYGFWDGKRIQTGFSSLPETASIFYKYLEAPTSTSHCPVKDGIDHNSFLTEYQQPYMPPLSANLKQIDTIPGLRKRTQINMIPGFQQQVRVTPLGTNMIGGRMLVGGVVSDPVPTLNVHFAARTEVFSSDTEPWRGDMGSRL